Proteins encoded within one genomic window of Setaria italica strain Yugu1 chromosome IV, Setaria_italica_v2.0, whole genome shotgun sequence:
- the LOC101784575 gene encoding chlorophyll a-b binding protein 1B-21, chloroplastic, whose product MAGGIWISPSRSVSSPAARARARALNSSRRFCSALKRHLSSLPPLVSPSPQDQQAAMVMASSSGLRSCSAVGVPSLLAPSSRSGRLPFCANATTSGRVTMSAEWMPGQPRPAHLDGSSPGDFGFDPLGLATVPENFERFKESEVYHCRWAMLAVPGILVPEALGLGNWVKAQEWAAVPGGQATYLGNPVPWGTLPTILVIEFVAIAFAEHQRTMEKDPEKKKYPGGAFDPLGFSKDPVKFEEYKLKEIKNGRLAMLAFVGFCVQQSAYPGTGPLENLATHLADPWHNNIGDIIIPRTIYP is encoded by the exons ATGGCGGGCGGCATTTGGATATCCCCATCCCGCTCCGTCTCCTCTCCGGCcgctcgtgctcgtgctcgtgctcTTAATAGCAGCCGCAGATTCTGCTCCGCTCTCAAACGCCACTtgtcctccctccctcctctcgtcTCCCCGTCACCTCAGGATCAGCAAGCGGCAATGGTGATGGCGTCGTCGAGCGGGCTCCGGAGCTGCAGCGCCGTGGGCGTGCCCAGCCTACTGGCGCCGTCGTCCCGCTCCGGCCGGCTGCCGTTCTGCGCCAACGCCACCACCTCCGGCCGCGTCACCATGTCCGCCGAGTGGATGCCCGGCCAGCCCCGCCCCGCCCACCTCGACGGCTCCTCTCCTGG GGACTTCGGCTTCGACCCCCTGGGCCTCGCCACCGTTCCGGAGAACTTCGAGCGGTTCAAGGAGTCCGAGGTCTACCACTGCCGCTGGGCCATGCTCGCCGTG CCCGGGATCTTGGTGCCTGAGGCGCTGGGCCTTGGCAACTGGGTGAAGGCGCAGGAGTGGGCGGCCGTCCCCGGCGGGCAGGCCACATACCTGGGCAACCCGGTGCCGTGGGGCACGCTGCCCACCATCCTGGTGATCGAATTCGTGGCCATCGCCTTCGCCGAGCACCAGCGCACCATGGAGAAGGACCCCGAGAAGAAGAAGTACCCCGGCGGCGCCTTCGACCCGCTCGGCTTCTCCAAGGACCCCGTCAAGTTCGAGGAGTACAAGCTCAAGGAGATCAAGAACG GCCGGCTTGCGATGTTGGCGTTCGTGGGGTTCTGCGTGCAGCAGTCGGCGTACCCCGGCACCGGGCCGCTGGAGAACCTGGCTACCCACCTCGCCGACCCGTGGCACAACAACATCGGCGACATCATCATCCCCAGAACGATCTACCCTTGA